The following proteins are encoded in a genomic region of Salminus brasiliensis chromosome 17, fSalBra1.hap2, whole genome shotgun sequence:
- the cherp gene encoding calcium homeostasis endoplasmic reticulum protein isoform X1: MDIPTPPEDQELRNVIDKLAQFVARNGPEFEKMTMEKQKDNPKFSFLFGGDYFGYYKYKLAIEQQQHPTSHDDEYKMEVLCKPPGKEVPDVPPPMSMLPPPPIPPSTPSVEELIQQSQWNLQQQEQHLNSLRQEQVTAAIALAMEQQTQKMLVETQLDMTELDSLLQPIIDTCTKDAISAGKNWMFNNAKSPQHCELMTSHLRNRITAESAHFELRLHLIYLMNDVLHHCQRKNQRDLLAALQKVVVPIYCTSFLAVEEDKQQKITRLLQLWEKNGYFDDVTIQQLQSPALGLGQYQASLITEYAGVVQPVQLAFQQQIQSLKTQHEEFVANLKQQQSVAAAAAAAAVSQLAPPEAEVKVTQPPMTPQSEVKPPMAGPPPGDYDGAQTRPTDSNSSAPPDIPSTKPGWFDPQHNMPSWNPQQPPPFDPSQAPPPCPPWNSHEGMWNEQRDPNWSSPREGGPGGPGGPGGPGGPGGPGGPGGPWGGQNEPPPSWSGQFDQPPWSNQPDQPPWSQREPPFRMQRPPHFRGPFPPHQQPPPFNQPPPPHNFNRFPPRFMQDDFPPRHHFERPPYPPHRFDYPQGDFPGEMGPPHHHPNQRIPPPAMAEHPPWGSNQHPDFGPPPHGFNGQSPHMRRQTPSHVNQDDPSLVPNVPYFDLPAGLMAPLVKLEDHDYKPLDPKDIRLPPPMPPSERLLAAVEAFYSPPSHDRPRNSEGWEQNGLYEFFRAKMRARRRKDQEKRNSTRGSRSRSRSRSRGRSTSRSSSRSSKSSRSRSSRSRSRSHSYSRSRSRSRSRSRSRSRSRSRSRSRSRSRSPDRRRHAAKSRSPTPPSTSGLGSGPSALPPDLRLGEENKGHQMLMKMGWSGSGGLGAKEQGIQDPIKGGDVRDKWDQYKGVGVTLDDPYVNYRRNKSYNFVARMKAREKVSRDPQEAPTTE, encoded by the exons ATGGATATCCCGACGCCTCCAGAAG ACCAAGAGCTTCGCAATGTCATCGACAAACTGGCACAGTTCGTGGCCCGCAATGGGCCCGAGTTTGAAAAGATGACCATGGAGAAACAGAAGGATAATCCCAAATTCTCCTTTCTCTTCGGAGGGGATTACTTTGGATACTACAAGTATAAGCTTGCCATTGAGCAACAGCAGC ATCCTACCTCTCATGATGATGAATATAAAATGGAAG tGCTGTGCAAACCACCGGGCAAAGAAGTTCCAGATGTTCCACCCCCGATGTCCATGCTGCCACCTCCACCGATCCCCCCTAGTACACCATCAGTGGAGGAGCTCATTCAGCAGAGCCAGTGGAACCTCCAGCAGCAAGAACAGCACCTGAACAGCCTCAGACAG gaGCAGGTTACTGCAGCCATCGCATTGGCTATGGAGCAGCAGACCCAGAAAATGCTGGTGGagacacagctggacatgaCCGAGTTAGACAGCCTCCTTCAGCCAATCATCGACACCTGTACTAAGGATGCTATTTCA GCTGGAAAAAACTGGATGTTCAACAACGCTAAATCCCCACAGCACTGTGAGTTGATGACCTCACACCTGCGCAACCGCATTACTGCAGAGTCGGCACATTTCGAGCTCCGCCTACACCTTATCTATCTCATGAATGACGTCCTACATCACTG CCAGAGGAAGAATCAGAGGGATCTGCTGGCCGCCCTGCAGAAAGTAGTGGTGCCCATCTACTGCACCAGCTTCCTGGCTGTGGAGGAAGACAAGCAGCAGAAAATTACACGA TTGCTTCAGCTGTGGGAGAAGAACGGTTACTTTGATGACGTCACCattcagcagctccagagtcCTGCCCTGGGCCTGGGACAGTATCAG GCATCTCTGATTACAGAATATGCTGGAGTGGTGCAGCCTGTGCAGCTGGCCTTTCAGCAGCAGATCCAATCACTGAAGACACAGCACGAGGAGTTTGTGGCCAACCTGAAGCAGCAGCAAAGCGTTGCTGCAGCAGCCGCAGCCGCCGCCGTCAGCCAGTTAGCTCCACCAGAGGCTGAAGTTAAAGTGACTCAGCCACCAATGACTCCTCAGTCTG AAGTGAAGCCTCCAATGGCCGGCCCTCCTCCTGGAGACTATGATGGTGCTCAGACAAGGCCAACAGACTCCAATAGCTCTGCACCCCCAGACATTCCCTCCACCAAGCCTGGCTGGTTTGACCCTCAGCACAACATGCCGTCCTGGAACCCACAGCAGCCA CCACCATTTGACCCCAGTCAAGCACCCCCTCCTTGCCCACCCTGGAACAGCCATGAAGGCATGTGGAATGAGCAAAGGGACCCCAACTGGAGTAGCCCTCGGGAGGGAGGCCCCGGAGGCCCGGGAGGTCCAGGAGGCCCAGGAGGCCCTGGTGGGCCCGGAGGTCCTGGTGGCCCTTGGGGTGGCCAGAACGAGCCCCCTCCATCTTGGAGCGGGCAGTTTGATCAGCCGCCCTGGAGCAACCAGCCAGACCAGCCTCCTTGGAGTCAGAGGGAGCCTCCTTTCCGCATGCAGCGGCCGCCGCACTTCCGCGGACCCTTCCCGCCCCACCAGCAGCCGCCCCCCTTCAAtcagccaccaccaccacacaacTTTAACCGTTTCCCGCCTCGCTTCATGCAAGACGACTTTCCACCGCGACACCATTTCGAGCGCCCGCCGTATCCGCCGCATCGCTTCGACTACCCACAGGGGGATTTTCCGGGAG AAATGGgtcctccccaccaccacccaaacCAGAGAATTCCTCCACCAGCAATGGCTGAACATCCTCCATGGGGTAGTAACCAGCACCCTGACTTTGGACCTCCACCCCATGGGTTTAACGGCCAATCCCCGCATATGAGGCGCCAAACTCCCTCTCACGTGAACCAGGACGACCCTAGTCTGGTTCCCAATGTGCCGTACTTCGACTTGCCAGCAGGTCTCATGGCCCCTCTGGTGAAA CTGGAAGATCATGACTACAAGCCTCTGGACCCCAAAGACATCCGTCTGCCTCCCCCCATGCCCCCCAGTGAACGATTACTGGCTGCAGTGGAGGCTTTCTACAGTCCTCCTTCACATGACAGACCAAGAAACAG TGAGGGCTGGGAACAGAACGGTCTGTACGAGTTCTTCAGAGCCAAGATGAGGGCAAGGAGGAGAAAGGACCAAGAAAAACGTAACAG CACGCGTGGTAGCCGCTCCCGCAGTCGTTCCCGCAGTCGTGGAAGGTCGACATCTCGTTCCAGTTCCAGGTCCTCCAAGTCCTCCCGCTCCAGGTCATCCAGGTCTCGATCTCGGTCCCACTCCTACTCCAGATCACGCTCCAG GAGCAGGAGTCGCTCCAGATCAAGGTCCAGAAGTCGCTCCCGCTCCAGGTCAAGATCTAGGTCACGCTCACCCGACCGGAGGCGACATGCTGCAAAGTCCCGCAGTCCCACACCACC CTCCACGTCTGGATTGGGCTCCGGGCCCTCAGCTCTGCCTCCTGATCTCAGACTGGGAGAAGAAAACAAGGGCCATCAGATGCTGATGAAGATGG GATGGAGCGGCTCTGGCGGCCTCGGGGCGAAAGAGCAAGGCATTCAGGATCCCATCAAAGGGGGCGATGTGCGAGACAAGTGGGATCAGTACAAGGGTGTTGGAGTGACACTGGATGACCCATATGTGAATTATCGGAGAAATAAAAGCTACAATTTTGTCGCAAGGATGAAGGCCAGAGAGAAAG TGAGTCGGGATCCCCAGGAGGCCCCAACTACAGAATGA
- the cherp gene encoding calcium homeostasis endoplasmic reticulum protein isoform X2 — MDIPTPPEDQELRNVIDKLAQFVARNGPEFEKMTMEKQKDNPKFSFLFGGDYFGYYKYKLAIEQQQLLCKPPGKEVPDVPPPMSMLPPPPIPPSTPSVEELIQQSQWNLQQQEQHLNSLRQEQVTAAIALAMEQQTQKMLVETQLDMTELDSLLQPIIDTCTKDAISAGKNWMFNNAKSPQHCELMTSHLRNRITAESAHFELRLHLIYLMNDVLHHCQRKNQRDLLAALQKVVVPIYCTSFLAVEEDKQQKITRLLQLWEKNGYFDDVTIQQLQSPALGLGQYQASLITEYAGVVQPVQLAFQQQIQSLKTQHEEFVANLKQQQSVAAAAAAAAVSQLAPPEAEVKVTQPPMTPQSEVKPPMAGPPPGDYDGAQTRPTDSNSSAPPDIPSTKPGWFDPQHNMPSWNPQQPPPFDPSQAPPPCPPWNSHEGMWNEQRDPNWSSPREGGPGGPGGPGGPGGPGGPGGPGGPWGGQNEPPPSWSGQFDQPPWSNQPDQPPWSQREPPFRMQRPPHFRGPFPPHQQPPPFNQPPPPHNFNRFPPRFMQDDFPPRHHFERPPYPPHRFDYPQGDFPGEMGPPHHHPNQRIPPPAMAEHPPWGSNQHPDFGPPPHGFNGQSPHMRRQTPSHVNQDDPSLVPNVPYFDLPAGLMAPLVKLEDHDYKPLDPKDIRLPPPMPPSERLLAAVEAFYSPPSHDRPRNSEGWEQNGLYEFFRAKMRARRRKDQEKRNSTRGSRSRSRSRSRGRSTSRSSSRSSKSSRSRSSRSRSRSHSYSRSRSRSRSRSRSRSRSRSRSRSRSRSRSPDRRRHAAKSRSPTPPSTSGLGSGPSALPPDLRLGEENKGHQMLMKMGWSGSGGLGAKEQGIQDPIKGGDVRDKWDQYKGVGVTLDDPYVNYRRNKSYNFVARMKAREKVSRDPQEAPTTE, encoded by the exons ATGGATATCCCGACGCCTCCAGAAG ACCAAGAGCTTCGCAATGTCATCGACAAACTGGCACAGTTCGTGGCCCGCAATGGGCCCGAGTTTGAAAAGATGACCATGGAGAAACAGAAGGATAATCCCAAATTCTCCTTTCTCTTCGGAGGGGATTACTTTGGATACTACAAGTATAAGCTTGCCATTGAGCAACAGCAGC tGCTGTGCAAACCACCGGGCAAAGAAGTTCCAGATGTTCCACCCCCGATGTCCATGCTGCCACCTCCACCGATCCCCCCTAGTACACCATCAGTGGAGGAGCTCATTCAGCAGAGCCAGTGGAACCTCCAGCAGCAAGAACAGCACCTGAACAGCCTCAGACAG gaGCAGGTTACTGCAGCCATCGCATTGGCTATGGAGCAGCAGACCCAGAAAATGCTGGTGGagacacagctggacatgaCCGAGTTAGACAGCCTCCTTCAGCCAATCATCGACACCTGTACTAAGGATGCTATTTCA GCTGGAAAAAACTGGATGTTCAACAACGCTAAATCCCCACAGCACTGTGAGTTGATGACCTCACACCTGCGCAACCGCATTACTGCAGAGTCGGCACATTTCGAGCTCCGCCTACACCTTATCTATCTCATGAATGACGTCCTACATCACTG CCAGAGGAAGAATCAGAGGGATCTGCTGGCCGCCCTGCAGAAAGTAGTGGTGCCCATCTACTGCACCAGCTTCCTGGCTGTGGAGGAAGACAAGCAGCAGAAAATTACACGA TTGCTTCAGCTGTGGGAGAAGAACGGTTACTTTGATGACGTCACCattcagcagctccagagtcCTGCCCTGGGCCTGGGACAGTATCAG GCATCTCTGATTACAGAATATGCTGGAGTGGTGCAGCCTGTGCAGCTGGCCTTTCAGCAGCAGATCCAATCACTGAAGACACAGCACGAGGAGTTTGTGGCCAACCTGAAGCAGCAGCAAAGCGTTGCTGCAGCAGCCGCAGCCGCCGCCGTCAGCCAGTTAGCTCCACCAGAGGCTGAAGTTAAAGTGACTCAGCCACCAATGACTCCTCAGTCTG AAGTGAAGCCTCCAATGGCCGGCCCTCCTCCTGGAGACTATGATGGTGCTCAGACAAGGCCAACAGACTCCAATAGCTCTGCACCCCCAGACATTCCCTCCACCAAGCCTGGCTGGTTTGACCCTCAGCACAACATGCCGTCCTGGAACCCACAGCAGCCA CCACCATTTGACCCCAGTCAAGCACCCCCTCCTTGCCCACCCTGGAACAGCCATGAAGGCATGTGGAATGAGCAAAGGGACCCCAACTGGAGTAGCCCTCGGGAGGGAGGCCCCGGAGGCCCGGGAGGTCCAGGAGGCCCAGGAGGCCCTGGTGGGCCCGGAGGTCCTGGTGGCCCTTGGGGTGGCCAGAACGAGCCCCCTCCATCTTGGAGCGGGCAGTTTGATCAGCCGCCCTGGAGCAACCAGCCAGACCAGCCTCCTTGGAGTCAGAGGGAGCCTCCTTTCCGCATGCAGCGGCCGCCGCACTTCCGCGGACCCTTCCCGCCCCACCAGCAGCCGCCCCCCTTCAAtcagccaccaccaccacacaacTTTAACCGTTTCCCGCCTCGCTTCATGCAAGACGACTTTCCACCGCGACACCATTTCGAGCGCCCGCCGTATCCGCCGCATCGCTTCGACTACCCACAGGGGGATTTTCCGGGAG AAATGGgtcctccccaccaccacccaaacCAGAGAATTCCTCCACCAGCAATGGCTGAACATCCTCCATGGGGTAGTAACCAGCACCCTGACTTTGGACCTCCACCCCATGGGTTTAACGGCCAATCCCCGCATATGAGGCGCCAAACTCCCTCTCACGTGAACCAGGACGACCCTAGTCTGGTTCCCAATGTGCCGTACTTCGACTTGCCAGCAGGTCTCATGGCCCCTCTGGTGAAA CTGGAAGATCATGACTACAAGCCTCTGGACCCCAAAGACATCCGTCTGCCTCCCCCCATGCCCCCCAGTGAACGATTACTGGCTGCAGTGGAGGCTTTCTACAGTCCTCCTTCACATGACAGACCAAGAAACAG TGAGGGCTGGGAACAGAACGGTCTGTACGAGTTCTTCAGAGCCAAGATGAGGGCAAGGAGGAGAAAGGACCAAGAAAAACGTAACAG CACGCGTGGTAGCCGCTCCCGCAGTCGTTCCCGCAGTCGTGGAAGGTCGACATCTCGTTCCAGTTCCAGGTCCTCCAAGTCCTCCCGCTCCAGGTCATCCAGGTCTCGATCTCGGTCCCACTCCTACTCCAGATCACGCTCCAG GAGCAGGAGTCGCTCCAGATCAAGGTCCAGAAGTCGCTCCCGCTCCAGGTCAAGATCTAGGTCACGCTCACCCGACCGGAGGCGACATGCTGCAAAGTCCCGCAGTCCCACACCACC CTCCACGTCTGGATTGGGCTCCGGGCCCTCAGCTCTGCCTCCTGATCTCAGACTGGGAGAAGAAAACAAGGGCCATCAGATGCTGATGAAGATGG GATGGAGCGGCTCTGGCGGCCTCGGGGCGAAAGAGCAAGGCATTCAGGATCCCATCAAAGGGGGCGATGTGCGAGACAAGTGGGATCAGTACAAGGGTGTTGGAGTGACACTGGATGACCCATATGTGAATTATCGGAGAAATAAAAGCTACAATTTTGTCGCAAGGATGAAGGCCAGAGAGAAAG TGAGTCGGGATCCCCAGGAGGCCCCAACTACAGAATGA